A stretch of Candidatus Atribacteria bacterium ADurb.Bin276 DNA encodes these proteins:
- the msrR gene encoding Regulatory protein MsrR yields MKRSRRKKSYKYLYLAIGFIIGGILFFGLNNHNIRNKLVQTVMGYAPPESTTILVVGQDSIKPLRSDTIILLCLNTKSEEILLFSIPRDTRIEVPGNGYDKVNHSYAKGGIQLLKETIEKNLDIHIPYTVEINYQGFEKVIDLLGGVEIDVESDMKYTDRAQDLVINISAGKQRLKGDKALQYVRYRNDKLGDIGRIKRQQNFLQALFHEIDNPLNLPKMPQIIQELRQALITNFSNEELINLGLWFKDLNERVMITDMMPGEAAYIEGVSYWEPDLDTSKKLVTEFFLKEKRVEEQPNES; encoded by the coding sequence ATGAAAAGAAGCAGAAGAAAGAAAAGTTATAAATATTTATATTTAGCCATTGGGTTTATTATAGGCGGAATCCTTTTTTTTGGTCTCAATAATCATAATATTCGGAATAAATTGGTACAAACGGTTATGGGTTATGCCCCACCAGAAAGTACCACTATTTTAGTAGTTGGTCAGGATAGCATTAAACCCTTGCGGAGTGATACCATTATTTTACTTTGTCTCAACACCAAGAGTGAAGAAATTCTTTTGTTTTCCATCCCCCGCGATACCCGCATTGAAGTACCGGGTAATGGATATGATAAAGTCAATCATTCTTATGCCAAGGGCGGGATCCAACTTCTCAAAGAAACGATTGAGAAAAACTTAGACATTCATATTCCTTATACAGTAGAAATCAACTATCAAGGATTTGAAAAGGTTATTGACCTGTTGGGCGGAGTGGAAATTGACGTAGAAAGTGATATGAAATACACTGATCGAGCTCAGGACTTGGTAATCAATATTTCAGCAGGCAAACAGCGCCTGAAGGGCGATAAAGCCTTACAATATGTTCGGTATCGTAATGATAAGTTGGGAGATATTGGTCGAATCAAAAGGCAGCAAAATTTTCTTCAGGCTTTATTTCATGAGATTGATAATCCCTTAAATCTTCCTAAAATGCCACAAATTATCCAAGAATTACGTCAAGCCTTGATAACCAATTTTTCCAATGAAGAACTTATTAATTTAGGTCTTTGGTTTAAGGACTTAAATGAAAGAGTGATGATAACCGATATGATGCCAGGGGAAGCAGCCTATATAGAGGGGGTAAGTTATTGGGAACCAGATTTAGACACATCAAAAAAGTTGGTTACCGAATTCTTTCTCAAAGAGAAAAGAGTAGAGGAACAGCCGAATGAATCCTAA
- the rsfS gene encoding Ribosomal silencing factor RsfS: MNPKEKCLIVLDVADEKKMQDVVILDLRDVFPVADYWVIGSAATFIQTKAIAEEIKKTLDSYSVQPFHIEGFDVGEWILMDYGDVIVHIFREEERHYYLLEKLWRNAHLVYSKELQINKISEID, translated from the coding sequence ATGAATCCTAAAGAAAAATGTTTAATCGTTTTGGATGTCGCCGATGAAAAGAAAATGCAGGACGTTGTAATTCTTGACCTGAGGGATGTTTTTCCCGTGGCTGATTATTGGGTTATTGGCAGTGCTGCGACATTTATCCAAACCAAAGCTATTGCCGAGGAAATAAAAAAGACCTTGGACTCCTACTCAGTTCAACCCTTTCATATTGAGGGATTCGATGTTGGTGAATGGATTCTTATGGATTACGGTGATGTTATCGTTCATATTTTTCGAGAGGAAGAGAGACACTATTATCTGTTGGAAAAGTTATGGAGAAATGCTCATTTGGTTTATTCTAAGGAATTACAGATAAATAAGATCAGCGAAATAGATTGA